In the genome of Pichia kudriavzevii chromosome 4, complete sequence, one region contains:
- a CDS encoding uncharacterized protein (PKUD0D00480; similar to Saccharomyces cerevisiae YML042W (CAT2); ancestral locus Anc_5.512) — protein sequence MRLSKMARQLYKYQEKLPSLPVPPLQHTLELYKESIKPFYKDGERDTEYINYAAIIDKFAIDEGIKLQEKLIKFASNKRNWLAEFWDNYAYLEYRDPVSPFVSYFFNHGDVKYKNVLSNDQLLKSTFIILKVLEFSKSIEDESLTPELVKNSPFCMESFKWMFNNSRIPNAKRDINVKYDPKEGRFVIILSKGWVFKLFTHDSRNDEILSFNEIYNQLIQIEKTCNLRGENPNPIGILTSSNRDEWFENYQILSSISSQNVSNLLDINKSLFVLCLDDNSPTTIEEKSRNSWHGNGFNRWFDKPVQMFVSRNGNSGFLGEHSKMDGTPTLRMNDWLVEEMKNFKLSPSDLNRNDNIQSIELKFDINGKLSKEIQNQMVKFKETVGSLSIKTWQYFGLGKNDIKLFKCSPDSFVQMLIQLAYYKYTGTLKPTYESASTRRFFKGRTETCRSVSLEALQFVKDWENPTVPVERKLKSLDLALKSHNNYIRLASNGEGVDRHLFGLKQMVEEQTPIVDKFFNNPIFNYSSYWYLSTSQLSSENFNGYGWSPVVPEGLGLAYMINSDWLHINITAFKENPMNLKPEEMAYYLTVAVNELKDALSQKKLDPKL from the coding sequence ATGCGCTTATCGAAAATGGCCCGCCAATTATACAAGTATCAAGAGAAGTTACCCTCCTTGCCCGTGCCTCCTCTACAACACACGTTGGAGTTATACAAGGAATCCATCAAACCCTTTTATAAAGATGGTGAACGAGATACAGAATATATAAACTATGCGGCaattattgataaatttgcCATTGATGAAGGTATCAAACTACAAGAGAAATTAATTAAGTTTGCCTCAAATAAGAGAAACTGGTTAGCCGAATTTTGGGATAATTACGCTTATTTGGAATATAGAGACCCTGTTTCACCTTTTGTCTcgtatttcttcaaccatGGAGACGTTAAATATAAGAACGTCCTTTCTAATGATCAGTTACTCAAATCAACCTTTATTATTCTCAAAGTTTTAGAATTCTCCAAATCCATTGAAGACGAATCATTAACTCCAGAACTTGTCAAAAATTCCCCATTTTGTATGGAATCCTTTAAATGGATGTTTAATAATTCTAGAATTCCAAATGCGAAACGCGACATTAATGTCAAATACGATCCTAAAGAGGGTAGGTTTGTAATTATCTTATCAAAAGGTTGGGTATTTAAATTGTTCACTCATGATTCaagaaatgatgaaattttatcatttaATGAGATTTATAATCAACTCATtcaaattgagaaaacttGTAATTTAAGGGGGGAAAATCCTAATCCTATTGGTATATTGACTTCGTCAAATAGAGATGAATGGTTTgaaaattatcaaatattatcttcaatttcaagtcAAAATGTTTCCAATTTATTAGATATCAATAAATCATTGTTTGTTTTATGTCTTGATGATAATTCCCCAACTACCATTGAggagaaatcaagaaattctTGGCATGGAAATGGATTTAATAGATGGTTTGATAAACCAGTACAAATGTTTGTATCgagaaatggaaattcAGGGTTTTTGGGTGAACATTCCAAAATGGATGGAACCCCCACTTTGAGAATGAATGATTGGTTGGTTGaagagatgaaaaatttcaaactctCCCCATCCGATTTAAACAGAAATGACAATATACAATCCATTGAATTGAAATTCGACATTAATGGAAAATTGTCcaaagaaatccaaaatcaaatggtgaaatttaaagaaactGTTGGTTCCTTAAGTATTAAAACTTGGCAATATTTTGGTCTTGGTAAAAATGACATTAAATTGTTTAAATGTTCACCAGATTCATTTGTTCAGATGTTGATCCAATTGGCATATTATAAATATACCGGGACTTTGAAACCAACCTATGAATCTGCTTCAACTAGGAGGTTCTTCAAAGGTAGAACCGAAACTTGTAGGAGCGTATCATTGGAAGCCCTCCAATTTGTCAAAGACTGGGAAAACCCAACTGTCCCCGTGgagagaaaattgaaatccCTCGATTTGGCCTTGAAATCACACAACAACTATATCCGTTTAGCGTCCAATGGTGAAGGTGTTGATAGACACCTTTTTGGCTTGAAGCAAATGGTTGAAGAACAGACCCCTATAGTGgataagtttttcaataaccCAATCTTCAACTATTCCAGTTACTGGTACCTATCAACTTCCCAATTATCCTCGGAGAATTTCAACGGGTATGGCTGGTCTCCTGTTGTTCCAGAGGGTTTGGGCTTGGCTTACATGATCAACTCAGACTGGTTACACATCAACATCACTGCGTTCAAGGAAAACCCAATGAACCTAAAACCGGAGGAAATGGCATACTACCTAACAGTTGCTGTCAATGAACTAAAGGATGCATTGTCACAGAAGAAGTTGGACCCAAAACTTTGA
- a CDS encoding uncharacterized protein (PKUD0D00490; similar to Saccharomyces cerevisiae YLR055C (SPT8); ancestral locus Anc_8.43) gives MKDITPIVAIPHSPSVYSVALTRGPQWMFTGGEDGMIRKYDFIASVEGKSPLTLSQRHQLVDSVHYGGVICSYWENEVPQSKQAFLSSTKVKTTTTNTGTNTSSSYYEPHLSPVYSLYAQREGHWLLSGLSNGSIALHSVRSQEGSIQWVFQQGHTSTVSALASYNDNQSFLSGGWDRKICEWDLNQGVLSRDYDGMSGQISVLEYYTGQGFMSASIDGRVCLYDIRSNANNGNGIVQIPLLKGTPPWCMGAAVSHMDGPSDCNVSSNTIVCVGRRNSTVEIWDLRKLTNNCEDQQGGATPLDILKLPPASGPVSSVSIFPPKDNGGNSQYIAVGSQDAVRVWDRNTGKCTILPGHAGGVVSQLAHDENGKFLVCASGNRGWAGKAGEMAFIYEVDGGDAKS, from the coding sequence ATGAAAGACATTACGCCAATAGTGGCCATACCACATTCACCCTCGGTATACAGCGTGGCATTGACAAGAGGCCCACAATGGATGTTTACCGGCGGCGAAGACGGAATGATCCGCAAGTACGACTTTATTGCAAGTGTTGAGGGGAAGTCTCCCCTAACTCTCTCACAACGACACCAACTTGTAGACAGTGTCCATTATGGTGGGGTCATTTGCTCCTATTGGGAGAACGAAGTTCCTCAATCTAAACAAGCCTTTCTATCTTCCACCAAGGTCAAAACCACTACAACTAATACGGGCACAAATACGTCGTCATCTTATTATGAGCCCCATCTCTCCCCCGTGTATTCTCTTTATGCACAGCGAGAGGGCCACTGGCTCTTGAGTGGTCTTAGTAATGGTTCCATTGCACTACACAGTGTACGATCACAAGAGGGTTCAATACAATGGgtttttcaacaaggaCATACATCCACTGTTTCTGCTCTGGCCAGTTATAATGATAACCAAAGTTTCCTTAGTGGAGGTTGGGACCGCAAGATCTGCGAATGGGATTTGAACCAAGGAGTCTTGAGCCGGGACTACGATGGTATGAGTGGACAAATCAGTGTCTTGGAATATTATACGGGACAAGGGTTTATGAGTGCCAGTATTGATGGAAGAGTCTGTCTTTATGACATACGTTCTAATGCCAATAATGGCAATGGCATTGTACAGATCCCACTGTTGAAGGGGACGCCGCCGTGGTGTATGGGTGCTGCTGTGTCTCATATGGACGGTCCATCTGATTGTAATGTAAGTTCTAATACAATCGTATGTGTTGGTCGTCGAAATAGTACTGTTGAAATTTGGGATTTACGTAAATTAACCAACAATTGTGAAGATCAACAAGGGGGGGCAACTCCATTGGATATATTAAAATTACCCCCCGCTAGTGGACCCGTTAGTTCTGTTAGTATTTTCCCCCCTAAAGATAATGGGGGTAATTCACAATATATAGCCGTGGGGAGTCAGGATGCCGTTAGAGTGTGGGACCGCAACACTGGGAAATGCACCATTCTCCCCGGCCATGCAGGCGGGGTTGTTTCTCAGTTGGCCCATGACGAGAATGGGAAGTTTTTAGTTTGTGCAAGCGGTAATCGCGGATGGGCGGGGAAAGCGGGGGAGATGGCGTTTATTTATGAGGTTGATGGGGGGGATGCGAAAAGTTAG
- a CDS encoding uncharacterized protein (PKUD0D00470), which produces MFKNRSTKKKSLSTVDNLLSTYLQTSDKKISKSVKHNASSILESKAQSQKKRSKSEMKKFKLKERKLRNKNLKRNQILNEKIDMLTKLQNGDDKLINDLVARKIDALKRLDSITSDSDLQELQNDVLNLISKESTKDKLKNSNERDQLRARISKLDNFSEKVSRGYISVNGLTPGLAQPGDDSDSEEDDDNYNQETQESSQLRNFRDDFDDYN; this is translated from the coding sequence ATGTTCAAGAACAGATccacaaagaaaaagtcGCTGTCTACAGTTGACAACTTATTGTCCACGTATCTGCAAACCTCCGATAAGAAGATCTCCAAATCCGTGAAGCATAATGCGTCGAGCATCTTGGAGTCCAAGGCGCAATCACAGAAGAAGCGTTCCAAGTCagaaatgaagaagttcaagttgaaggaaCGGAAGCTGCGTAacaagaatttgaaaagaaaccaGATACTGAATGAGAAGATTGACATGCTTACAAAGCTGCAAAATGGTGACGATAAGCTCATAAACGATCTCGTTGCACGGAAAATCGATGCTCTTAAAAGACTCGACTCTATAACCAGCGACTCCGACCTCCAGGAGCTGCAGAATGATGTGCTGAATCTAATATCTAAGGAATCCACAAAGGACAAGCTCAAAAACTCCAATGAAAGAGACCAGCTACGTGCACGTATAAGCAAGCTCGACAATTTCAGCGAGAAGGTCAGCAGAGGCTACATATCAGTCAACGGTCTCACACCTGGTCTTGCGCAGCCGGGCGATGACAGCGATAGTGAGGAGGACGATGATAACTACAACCAAGAAACCCAAGAGAGTAGTCAGCTACGGAATTTCAGGGACGATTTCGACGACTACAACTGA
- a CDS encoding uncharacterized protein (PKUD0D00500; similar to Saccharomyces cerevisiae YFL028C (CAF16); ancestral locus Anc_8.42), translating into MCTLDMCIFIFNIVQCLPLDESLFKFMYVSFFLPRSPFFFITLPLFFYRAHLFFFHVKNCHRSLQCVQIVHGSNKTIFAITTSIGPYSLSSYTNNRTMSVVTRSLTFAYPNSTQGLHNIDLTLPLGGKILLVGPNGAGKSTLLKILAGKKLISSGEIELFGIDPFNLRENWKLNEKNIVYLGTEWANNEIVKRDIGVHELVESVGGSHFPERRALLIDILEIDVNWRMNKCSDGERRRVQLAMGLLKPFDLLLLDEVTIDLDVLVRQKLLNFLYDETTTRNASIIYATHIFDGLGTWPDTVIHLNRGEIAESHNRNNISFTNTPGVAQNGLQLLIGRVSSLYPLALSWLQKDRE; encoded by the coding sequence ATGTGTACACTAGATATGtgtatttttattttcaatattgttCAATGTCTCCCTTTGGATGAGAGtttgttcaaattcatgtacgtttcttttttcttacCGCGCtcgccttttttttttatcacgctccccctttttttttaccgCGCtcaccttttttttttccatgtcAAAAATTGTCACCGTTCCTTACAGTGTGTGCAAATTGTACATGGATCTAACAAGACTATATTTGCCATTACAACTAGCATTGGGCCGTATAGTCTCTCCAGCTATACCAATAATAGGACCATGTCTGTTGTTACAAGATCTCTCACCTTTGCCTACCCAAACTCCACACAGGGCTTGCATAACATCGACCTTACACTCCCTCTTGGGGGGAAGATTCTCCTTGTGGGACCTAATGGAGCAGGTAAGTCCACCTTGTTGAAGATCTTAGCAGGCAAGAAACTCATTTCCAGTGGTGAGATTGAGCTCTTTGGCATTGACCCTTTCAACCTACGTGAGAACTGGAAATTGAATGAGAAGAATATCGTCTACTTGGGGACAGAATGGGCCAACAATGAGATTGTCAAACGTGACATTGGTGTCCATGAATTGGTTGAGTCCGTTGGTGGGTCCCATTTCCCGGAACGTAGGGCCCTTCTCATTGACATACTTGAGATCGACGTCAATTGGAGAATGAACAAATGTTCCGACGGCGAGCGTCGTCGTGTACAGTTGGCAATGGGTCTACTTAAACCATTTGATTTGCTGTTATTAGACGAAGTTACTATTGATTTGGACGTTCTAGTGAGACAGAAACTTCTTAATTTCCTCTACGATGAAACAACCACTCGTAATGCCTCCATCATTTATGCAACCCATATCTTTGATGGATTGGGAACTTGGCCAGATACAGTCATTCATCTCAACCGGGGGGAAATCGCAGAGTCTCACAATCGTAATAACATCTCCTTCACCAATACTCCAGGTGTAGCACAAAACGGCCTTCAGTTACTCATTGGGAGAGTATCGTCCTTGTATCCGCTCGCGTTATCCTGGCTCCAGAAGGACCGTGAGTAA